The DNA sequence taatttcatatttatgaTGCTAAGcagtggaaaaaaaaaaaatacaaaatatgagataaaaaaaagaaaaaggaaaaatgttTCCTCCCTTTCATCTAAACTTCATAccaaaatgggaaaaatatttttccccTTAGAAGTAAAATTCATACCAATTTTATTTGTCACATTGCGTATCCTGTGTTTAATCCTCTTCTTCCTCCTCACTTGAATTTTCTTCATCTTCGCTTGAATTTTCTTCGTCTTCATCACTACTATTGTAGTCTTCATCGCTAGATAGTTCATCATGCTTGTCTAACAATTCATCTAATCTTTTTTCGTCATCCCCTCCTATGACCAAAATTTCACCTTGCTGTTTAAAATCGCCTCCTTTgtattctttaattttgtCACTAATAACTTTCATAGCTTCTTGAATTTTGGACATACCAAGATCTTTATCATGGCATGAAGTAACGATAACATATTGGGGAGGTGCTATTAATTTGATATTAATAGTTACTTCGTTATTCGAAAtttcctttcctttttttaaagcttCTTTAACTGCATCAATACCTTCATAACTGAAACACCAAACATCTATTCTTCCTCTTAATCTTAATGCTTGAGGTGTTAATCTAAGTTTTATATCTGCAAGGAGAGATTCCTTTATACTTTCATCTAAATCTAAATCTTTAAAAACAACATCAGGATTCATAGTTGCTTCTTTTAAAGCATCAAATGCATGTCcatatttttgatataaGGGCCAAAtggcttttttatttaattcctCAACAGTCATATTGTGTTTTTGTGCAACATGCCTAACTGTTTGATGTACTTTCTTAGATTTGGAAAAATTCTCTTcacatttaattatatcttTCGGAGATACCCTTCTTTTTGATAAATCGATATATCCTTTTTGATTATCAACTCTTAACACTAAAACTACTTCATGCCTACCTACAcgaattaatttattaacacTTCGAAATCTTCTTTTCGATAATTCAGACATTAAAATCATacctataaaaaaattaggtaAGAGTGTGCACAACTATGTTATCAAATGCTACACTCGACAGGATAAACAAATTCATTTAAAGGATGAACCATAACTATATGCATATGAGCTCTGCACATTATGAGCCTACAAAAACTTTGTGCAGTAATTAATAATTCCATTTGAGtaagtataatttatttgattCTCTcacaaaaaatgttaaacGTGCCATATTTAAACGTTGGACATATCTGCACGTGGGAACGTTCATACGCCCATACacacgtatatatgcatacatacacctatacatatacatatatatatacttatattctTATCCGTTCTCATTTCCCCTCCCCTTTGTTATATTACTTAATCTTTTTCATGTACCTTCCATATCATTATACTCCAAAATGGAAACATATGCCCCCATATCCTCAATTCTGTTAACCTTAACCATAATCAAGTCGTCAACTTCGGGAAACTTCTTTTCATAAAAACGACAATCACCTAAATCGGCTTTGCTCCTCCCAAGTTCCGccatttttacttaaaatttaaaagtgtgatttttaaataaatttcgtaaatataaaaagaaaattttgttataaataaaattacatttaataaGTAATAATCTATTATATCATTGATATAACAgctttttcttaaaaacgTTTTACACAAAAATGGTAAACTCGAAAAGATTATTTTCACGTTATtcaaaaaagggaaaaggtGAAAAAATgagtgtatttatatatatttacatta is a window from the Plasmodium malariae genome assembly, chromosome: 2 genome containing:
- the PmUG01_02022600 gene encoding eukaryotic translation initiation factor 2 subunit alpha, putative; protein product: MAELGRSKADLGDCRFYEKKFPEVDDLIMVKVNRIEDMGAYVSILEYNDMEGMILMSELSKRRFRSVNKLIRVGRHEVVLVLRVDNQKGYIDLSKRRVSPKDIIKCEENFSKSKKVHQTVRHVAQKHNMTVEELNKKAIWPLYQKYGHAFDALKEATMNPDVVFKDLDLDESIKESLLADIKLRLTPQALRLRGRIDVWCFSYEGIDAVKEALKKGKEISNNEVTINIKLIAPPQYVIVTSCHDKDLGMSKIQEAMKVISDKIKEYKGGDFKQQGEILVIGGDDEKRLDELLDKHDELSSDEDYNSSDEDEENSSEDEENSSEEEEED